TCGCCAGGTCGGCGGGGCCGGCGGGGGAGCGGTCGGCCAGCATCGCCCCGACGATCGTGGCCGCCGGGTGCGACGCGGCGAACGGCAGCCCCGCCCCGACGACCGCGGCGCGGAGGTTCCCGGGTGCGACCACGAGCACCCGGTGCCCGGCCGCGCGCAGCGCCCAGGCCAGCGGGACCACCGGGTAGAGGTGGCTCGGAGCCGGACAGCACGTCACCATCACCCGCATCTGCGACTCCCCCTCGTCGGTCGCCGGGCACCGCCGGCGGCCCGTGCGCGGCCCGCTGGTCGGCCGTCTTCGGACCCTAGCAGTGATACTTAATGAATACATAGCGTTGCTTCGACAGTTGATCAGGATCGTTGGCTTGGTTGGTTCCCTGACCGGCGTGAAGTCATGATACTTCTGATATAGATAGTGATATGGGAGGCTGTGGGGGTTGGTTGTCCTCGACCTCCTCCGAATGGGGCCTGCCATGACTCGCCTATCACGTCTGCCACACCAGGGGCTCGCGGTGATCCTGCTGGCGACAGCGCCCGCCGCCACGGCGGCGCAGGCAGGGGCGGTACCGCCGCGCGAGCAGATCGTCTTCACCGACATCGCGGTGCCGGGGACCGCCCTGGACCTGTACCGGCGGACGCCCTCGCCCGAGCACGCGCGCAGCGTGGCCAACCTCGGACGCCCGTACATCACCCGCGACGACTTCGCCGCCGAGGGCGTGCACACCCACGGCGTCCCCGGCGTGGTGCTGCTCGACCACGACGGCGACGGCGACACCGACGTCTTCGTGACCAACGGCCCCGGCACGCCCAACAGCCTGTTCCGCAACGAGCTGGAGCAGACCGGCCGGCTGGTCTTCACCGACACCGCGGCCGCCGCGGGCGTCGCGCTCACCGACCTGGACGCCAACGGCGCCTGCGCGGGCGACGTCGACAACGACCGCGACCCGGACCTCTACGTCCTCGGCCGCAACGCGGGCAACCACCTGCTGCGCAACGAGGGTGACGGGACCTTCGCCGACGTCACCGGCGCGGCGGGCGACGCCGCGGCCGGCACCCTGAGCCACCTCTCCTGCACCATGGCCGACGTCGACAACGACGGCCTGCTCGACATCGCCGTCGCCAACGCCTACGACATGAAGACGGCCCTGCCGATCCTGCGCGTCCCGTGGGCGCTCAACCAGCCCAACCAGCTGCTGCGCAACGCGGGCGGCGGTGCGTTCGCCGACGTCAGCACCAGCTCGGGCTTCGCCCCGGTCAAGGTGGACGGCCGGGTGCCCGACCCGGCGCGCGAGGAGATCACCTGGTCGGTCACCGCCGCCGACTACGACCAGGACGGCGACGCGGACCTGCTCACCGCCAGCCACCAGGCCCTCGTCCAGCCCGCGAAGTACGGCGGCGCCGACCGCGGGTTCGTCCGGGTCTACCGCAACGACGGCACCGGGCACTTCGAGGACGTGACGATGGGCATCGGCCTGGCGGAGTGGGGCGGCTGGTCGGGCACGTCGTTCGGCGACTTCAACTTCGACGGCACGCTGGACTTCTTCGCCACCAACACCGGCGACTACATGAAGCTGCCGGTGCCCGGCCTGCCGCACCAGTACGGCGACCAGAGCAGCCGCTGGTTCCTCCAGCGCCCGGACGGCACCTTCGTCGACGTGCGGCGCGGGTCGGTGCCCACGCCCAGGACGGACAACGAGGACGCCGACCCCACCCTCGGCGGGCTGGGCACCACCCCGTGGGGCTGGGGCACCTCGACGCTCGACTACGACAACGACGGCCTGACCGACGTCCTGTTCCACGGCAGCATCGACGGGATGAACCTGGTCACCGCGGACAACCCGGGCATGCTGCTGCACAACCGGGGCCCGGCCGGGCTGCGCAAGGGCTTCTTCCCGTCGTTCGACTACGACGCGGCCGCGAGGTCGGCCACCGACCACCGGCGGCGCAGCGTCACCGGCATGGCCGTCGGCGACCTCAACCGCGACGGCTTCCCCGACGTGGTGAGCGCCGCCCAGTCGATCAAGGTGGGCGAGCTGACCAGGTACGCGGACATCGCGGACATCCACGACTGGAGCCCGGTGTTCACCGACGACGCCCGGTTCCTGGAGGTCTACCACTTCGACGGCAGCGTGTTCCGGCCCACCGGCGCGCACACCGTCGAGGGCGACCTGTCGGTCGAGGTCAACGGCGGCAACGGCAACCGGTCGGCCACCGTGCGGACGCTGGGCAGCGTCGGCGTGACGCCGGCGGGCGGGGTCAACCGGGACGGCGTCGGCGCGCTGGTGCGGTTCACGCCGCGGGGAGGCCCGACCGCGATGCACCCGGTGTCCGCGGGCACGTCCTACGGTTCGCAGGACGCCCACGAGACCACCTTCGGCATGGGCACGGCCGACACCGCGGTGGTCGAGGTGCTGTGGCCCGGTGGGGTGCGCAACAGGCTGTACGGGGTGCGGGCGGGGGAGCGCGTGACGTTCCCGGAGATCCCCTGCCGGTACGACGACCCGGCGATGACGCGGCGCGGTTACTGGGACTGCGTCACCGGGGCGCTCGGCGACCTCGTCGACGCGGGGCACCTGTCGCGGACCGGGGCGAGCCGGTTCCTGATCAGCGCACTTCGTGCGTTCCACGACGCGCGGTAGTGGCTCGCGGTAGGCCGCTGTGGTGGTCCGAGGTGGTGCGCCGGTCCACGGGGCGGCGCACCACCGCCGGGGCGGCTGCGGCCGCGCAGAGGCGGGGCTGGTTCGGGGCGGGGCGCGGCCGGGTGGTTGTGGGGGGTGGTTGTGGTGTGTGGTGGTTGTGGGGGAGCGGCTGTGGGGGCGGCTGTAGGGGGGCGGCTGTGGGGGTGGGGCGTGGCCGGGTGGCTGTGGGGAGGGTGGCTGTGGCGGGAGGCGGGTGGGGCCGGTCAGCTCTCGGAGACCAGGTCCCGCCCGGTCGCCCCCGCCCAGTCGCCGGGCCCACCGGTCATGACCGCCACGTCCCGGTACCCGGCCCGCGCCAGCAGGCTCGCCGCGCTCATGGCCCGCTCCCCGTGCCCGCACATGACCACCAGCCGGCCCCGGGGCAGCTCGGGCACGTCCCCGCCCAACGACCCCAGCTCCGCGTGCAGCGCACCGGGCACGTGGCCGGCGCGGTACTCGCGCTCCTGCCGCACGTCCAGCACGGCGGCGCCGCCGACCCCGTCCGCCCGCACCAGCCCGACCGCCGCGGTCGGGCCGGTCCACGCCGCCATCCCCCCGGCCAACTCGCCGGCGATGCCGCCGAAGCCGATCTTCGCCGCCTGCCAGGCGATCTCGGCCGCGTCCTGGTCCCGGTCGCGCACCACCACCAGCGGGCGGTCGGCGGGCACCAGCCAGCCCAGCCACGACGCGAACGCCGGGCGCAGGGGGTTGGCCAGCGCGCCGGGGACGTGCCCGGCGGCGAACCGCTCGATCGGGCGCGCGTCCACCACCATGGCGCCGTCGGCCAGCAGCGCGCGCACGGCCGCCTCGTCGAGCGGGGTCAGCGCCGGGTCGTCCTTGAGCAGGTCGGGGCCGCGCCGGTTGACCTCGGGCAGGTGGCGGAAGTAGGCGGGGTACGAGCCGGTGGAGGCCAGCAGTTCGGCGGCGAAGGCGTCGGCGTCGGCGAGGGCCAGCAGGGGGTTGGTCGCCTTCTCCCGGCCGATGGTGCTGGTCCGCTCGGCACCGGGCGGCGCGGAGCAGAACGAGCCCGCGCCGTGCGTCGGCCACACGGCGACCTCGTCGGGCAGCGCGGCCAACCTGCGCAGCGAGGCGTGCTGGAGGCGGGCCAGCTCCCCGGTCCGCTCGGGCGCCACCAGGTCGGTGCGC
This portion of the Saccharothrix syringae genome encodes:
- a CDS encoding CRTAC1 family protein is translated as MILLATAPAATAAQAGAVPPREQIVFTDIAVPGTALDLYRRTPSPEHARSVANLGRPYITRDDFAAEGVHTHGVPGVVLLDHDGDGDTDVFVTNGPGTPNSLFRNELEQTGRLVFTDTAAAAGVALTDLDANGACAGDVDNDRDPDLYVLGRNAGNHLLRNEGDGTFADVTGAAGDAAAGTLSHLSCTMADVDNDGLLDIAVANAYDMKTALPILRVPWALNQPNQLLRNAGGGAFADVSTSSGFAPVKVDGRVPDPAREEITWSVTAADYDQDGDADLLTASHQALVQPAKYGGADRGFVRVYRNDGTGHFEDVTMGIGLAEWGGWSGTSFGDFNFDGTLDFFATNTGDYMKLPVPGLPHQYGDQSSRWFLQRPDGTFVDVRRGSVPTPRTDNEDADPTLGGLGTTPWGWGTSTLDYDNDGLTDVLFHGSIDGMNLVTADNPGMLLHNRGPAGLRKGFFPSFDYDAAARSATDHRRRSVTGMAVGDLNRDGFPDVVSAAQSIKVGELTRYADIADIHDWSPVFTDDARFLEVYHFDGSVFRPTGAHTVEGDLSVEVNGGNGNRSATVRTLGSVGVTPAGGVNRDGVGALVRFTPRGGPTAMHPVSAGTSYGSQDAHETTFGMGTADTAVVEVLWPGGVRNRLYGVRAGERVTFPEIPCRYDDPAMTRRGYWDCVTGALGDLVDAGHLSRTGASRFLISALRAFHDAR
- a CDS encoding MBL fold metallo-hydrolase, with the protein product MADAEVVPLVDEGLGNSAYLVDLGDGRGLVVDAALDLRAAWAATRRRGLRLAFAAETHLHADFVSGARQLAETEGTRVLASAAGRREFPHRGLRDGDEVDLGGLRLRALATPGHTHEHLAFLLLDGGAPLGVFTGGSLLVGSAARTDLVAPERTGELARLQHASLRRLAALPDEVAVWPTHGAGSFCSAPPGAERTSTIGREKATNPLLALADADAFAAELLASTGSYPAYFRHLPEVNRRGPDLLKDDPALTPLDEAAVRALLADGAMVVDARPIERFAAGHVPGALANPLRPAFASWLGWLVPADRPLVVVRDRDQDAAEIAWQAAKIGFGGIAGELAGGMAAWTGPTAAVGLVRADGVGGAAVLDVRQEREYRAGHVPGALHAELGSLGGDVPELPRGRLVVMCGHGERAMSAASLLARAGYRDVAVMTGGPGDWAGATGRDLVSES